The genomic segment GCGTACGACAGGCGACCCGCGCTGAAGCACGCGCCCTTCGCCGTGCCGAAGTACGGGTCCAGCTGCGACAGGTCCGCGTTCGCGAGCATGCGCTGGCTGTAGTCCGTGTTCATCACGCCCACGAAGACGCCCACCCGCTGCCGCCCCCGGCGCTCCACCGGATAGCCCGCCCGCTCCAGCGCCTCCCAGCCGACCTCCAGCAGCAGTCGCTGCTGCGGGTCCATCGCCGCCGCCTCGCGCGGGGAGATTCCGAAGAACTGGGCGTCGAACTGGTCCACGTCCTTCAGGAAGCCACCCCGACGGGTGTTGATCTTCCCCGGCACCTGCGGCTTCGGGTCATAGAGCGCGTCCACGTCCCAGCGGTTCGCCGGCACCTCCATCGTGGCGTCCACGCCGTCGCGCAACAGCTCCCAGTACGCCTCTGGCGTGGTGACTCCGCCGGGGAAGCGGCACGCCATGCCGACGATGGCGATGGGCTCCACTCGCGGCGCCGACTCGGCCTTCTCGAGTCGAGCCTCCAGCTTGCGAATCTTCACGAGCTGCTGCTGCACGATCTGCCGGTAGTTGATGTCCTCGGTCGTCATCTCGATATTCCTCAGGAATCCGTTGCCAGGTCCGCGAGCGCCAGACGGGCCAGCTCCGCGTCGGAGAGTGCGTCGAGGCTCACCTCGAGCTCGCCCACGGCCGGCACCTCACGCGCCGGAGCGGGCTTCCTCTCGTCGTTGAACTTCAAGACAGCCTCGATGAGGTGGTCGGCGAGGAAGTCCACGTTGGGGTGGTTCATCGCGATGGTCGAAGGCAGCGAGTGCCCCAGCCCGTCCTGCAGGGCGTTGCGCAGCTCGATGGCCATCAGCGAGTCCATGCCCAGGTCCGTGAAGCCCTGGCCCCAATCGACTCCACCCGCCACGTCCAGGCGGAGCACTCGCCCCACCGCCTCCTGGAGCCTGCGGACGAGCACCTCCCGCCGCTCGTGCGGCAGCGCGCCCTGCAGCTCCGCCAACCACTGCTTCTTCGTCGTCGCCACGGCCGCGCGGGACTCGTCCTTCCGCGCCGGCGCCACCGCCGCGTAGAAGCCCGAGCGCCCCAACCGTCCGAGGCCCTCGATGTACGCCGGCCACCGGATGTGCATGAGCCCGAGCTGCGCCTGCGAGTACCCCAGCGCCTTGCCCAACAACTCCAGCCCCTGCGCCGTCGGCAGCGCGCGGATGCCCCGGCGCTCCAACGCCTTCGCCACCTGCGCGTCCGTGGCCATGCCCACCTCCGCCCACGGGCCCCAGTCCAGCGACAGCGCGGGCAGCCCACGGGCACGACGGACATGCGCCAGCGCATCCAGGAAGGCGTTCGCCGCCGCGTAGCCACTCTGTCCCGGAGAGCCGAGCAGCGCCGCGGCCGACGAGAAGAGGACGAAGTGCTCCAGCGACCGCGCCTCCGTGAAGCGGTGGAGGTTCCACGCCCCCGCCACCTTGGGCGCCATCACCCGCTCGAAGCGCTGGGCGTCCTGTTGCACCAACGCCCCGTCCTCGACGATGCCGGCCGCGTGGAAGATGCCGAGCAGCGGCACCGCCCCCGCGTCGATGCGCGCCAGGAGCGCCGCGACGTCCGCCTGTCGCGCCACATCCGCCGAGGCCACCGTGATGCTCGCGCCCAACTGCTCCAGCTCCGCGAGCACCGCGCGAGCCTCCGCCGTGGGCTCACGTCGTCCCACGAGGACCAGGTGACGCGCGCCGCGCTCCACCAGCCACCGCGCCATCGACAGACCGAGCGCCCCCAGGCCGCCCGTAATCAGGTACGTGCCGTCGGCGCGGAAGGATGTGACCTCCGCGCCACCCTTCGCCCGCTGGAGCTGGGGACGCAGGCGCCGCTCTCGACGGAGGGCCACCTCGACTCCCGGCGTGTCGCTGGAGCGCAGCAACTCGGTGAGCAGCGAGGACACACTGCCCTTCACATCCCTGGGGTCCAGATCGATGCGTCCGCAGCGCAGCTCGCCGTGCTCCAGGTCGATGACGCGGCCCAGGCCCCACAGCGACGCCTGCACGGGCGAGGACACCGCCACGCCATCGGCGGGCTGCGCGCCCTGCGTGACGAGCCACAGCGGAGACTGCGTGCCGCTGGCCACGAGCGCCTGCGTCAGGTGCAGCGCTCCTGTCGTGGCCCGGAGCGTCGCCTGGTGCACGGCCTCGGCGGACCGCGTCTCCTCCGAGGTCGAGTCCAGACCCCACAGGTAGACAGCGCCCGCGCACGGGGCGCCGTTCAGGGCCTCGCGCAGCAGTCGGGTGAAGTCGGCCGGGGTGCTCGCGTCGACCTCGAAGTGCTTCGAGGCCTTGTTCTGGAATCCGGCGCCCGGACGCACGCGGATGACGGAGGCTCCGCGCTCCTCCAGTCTCGTGGCGAGCTGCTCGCCGACGCCCTGTGCGTCCAGCAACAGCAGCCACGGATGGGACTCGGCCTGGGGCAGCGGCGCGGGAGGCAGGGGCTCGGGGGTCCACGCCACCTCGTAGATGCGCTCCTCGGACTTCTTGTGCGTGCTGGCCTGCAGGACGTCACGGCTGGCGCGACGCGCGTGGAAGCCGAGGATCTCCGCCACCGGGCCGTGCTCGTCGAAGAGCTGCACGTCGCCGCTGAGGATTTCTTCCGTGATGGCCCGCTCGCCCGCGGTGGACTTCGCGTAGCACCACAGCGCGCCCTGCGGACGACGGAAGAAGTTGAGCTTCGAGACGCTGAAGGGAATCGCCAGCGCGTCCGCCAGACTCGTCGCGTCGCTCACCATCCAGTTGGCGAGCATCTGGAAGCACGAGTCGATGAGGCCGGGATAGAGCTGGTAGTTGTCCGGAGAGTCCGGCAGCTCCGGCTGCTGCATCTGGCCGAACGCCTCGTCCTTGCTGCGCTGGAAGGGACCAATCCAGCGGAAGCTCGGGCCCAGCGTGTAGCCCATGGCTCGGAAGAACTTGTAGAAGTCGTCTCCCGAGCGCGACTCGGTGCAGCGCGCCAACACCGCCTCGCGCGCGGGCAGCGTCCTCGGCGTGGACACCTGGGACGGGTCGACTCGCAGCTCACCGGTGCCGTGCAGCACCCAGTCACCGGACTCCCCCTGCGTCATCAGCTTGAGGGAGTAGCCCTCCGCGTGCGGCGAGAAGATGAGCTGGAGCGGGCGCAGCTCGTCGTCCGCGAGCACCAGCGCCTGGTGGAACGTGAGGTTCTCCAGCGTGCAGGCTTGGGGACCGAAGGTCTCCACGACGGCCGAGAGGACCATCGACAGGTGCGAGGCCGCCGGCGTGACGACCGTGCCGTAGAGGCGATGGTCATCGAGGTATGCCGGACGGAACGCCCCGAGCGTCGTGCTGTAGATGATGTCGTCGAACGCGGGGGAGTACAGCCGGCTCCCGAGGTGCGGCTTGACGGCCCGAGCCTCACGCGGCGCGAGCAGCGCGCTCTGTCCCCGCGGCTCGCGGGTCCACCAGTAGCGCTGACGCTGGAACGGATACGTGGGCAGGGACACGGTGCGGCGCGCGTACGGCTTCTCGTACTCGCTCCACGCCACCTCCACTCCCTTCACGTACAGCGCTCCCAACCCCTCCAGCACCGTCTCCCACTCCCCCTTCCCCTTCCTCAAGCTCGCCACCCACTCCAGTCCCTCCTCCTCCAGCGTCTGCCTCCCCATCCCCACCAACACCGGCGCCGGGCCCACCTCCACGAAGACGCCCACCCCCTCCTTCCGCAGCGCCTCCATCCCCTCCGCGAAGCGCACCGCCTCCCTCACGTGCGTGCGCCAGTACCTCGCGCTCGCCACCTCCGCTCCCGCCTTCTTCCCGCTCACATTCGAAATCAGCACCCGCTTCGGTGCTTCCAGCTTCACTGCGCCCACCTTCGCTTCGAAGGCGTCCAGCATCGGCTCCATCTGCGGCGAGTGGAACGCGTGCGACACCTTCAGCTTCTTCGTCTTCGCTCCCTTCTCCGCCAGCCGACGCTCCGCCTCCTTCACGCCCTCCTTCA from the Myxococcus guangdongensis genome contains:
- a CDS encoding SDR family NAD(P)-dependent oxidoreductase produces the protein MEYALWRMWRSWGVEADAVLGHSVGEYVAAVVAGVMGMEDALRLVAERGRLMQGLGGEGEMVAVEAPEEWIAEAVKGLEASVSIAARNGPKQWVVAGLKEGVKEAERRLAEKGAKTKKLKVSHAFHSPQMEPMLDAFEAKVGAVKLEAPKRVLISNVSGKKAGAEVASARYWRTHVREAVRFAEGMEALRKEGVGVFVEVGPAPVLVGMGRQTLEEEGLEWVASLRKGKGEWETVLEGLGALYVKGVEVAWSEYEKPYARRTVSLPTYPFQRQRYWWTREPRGQSALLAPREARAVKPHLGSRLYSPAFDDIIYSTTLGAFRPAYLDDHRLYGTVVTPAASHLSMVLSAVVETFGPQACTLENLTFHQALVLADDELRPLQLIFSPHAEGYSLKLMTQGESGDWVLHGTGELRVDPSQVSTPRTLPAREAVLARCTESRSGDDFYKFFRAMGYTLGPSFRWIGPFQRSKDEAFGQMQQPELPDSPDNYQLYPGLIDSCFQMLANWMVSDATSLADALAIPFSVSKLNFFRRPQGALWCYAKSTAGERAITEEILSGDVQLFDEHGPVAEILGFHARRASRDVLQASTHKKSEERIYEVAWTPEPLPPAPLPQAESHPWLLLLDAQGVGEQLATRLEERGASVIRVRPGAGFQNKASKHFEVDASTPADFTRLLREALNGAPCAGAVYLWGLDSTSEETRSAEAVHQATLRATTGALHLTQALVASGTQSPLWLVTQGAQPADGVAVSSPVQASLWGLGRVIDLEHGELRCGRIDLDPRDVKGSVSSLLTELLRSSDTPGVEVALRRERRLRPQLQRAKGGAEVTSFRADGTYLITGGLGALGLSMARWLVERGARHLVLVGRREPTAEARAVLAELEQLGASITVASADVARQADVAALLARIDAGAVPLLGIFHAAGIVEDGALVQQDAQRFERVMAPKVAGAWNLHRFTEARSLEHFVLFSSAAALLGSPGQSGYAAANAFLDALAHVRRARGLPALSLDWGPWAEVGMATDAQVAKALERRGIRALPTAQGLELLGKALGYSQAQLGLMHIRWPAYIEGLGRLGRSGFYAAVAPARKDESRAAVATTKKQWLAELQGALPHERREVLVRRLQEAVGRVLRLDVAGGVDWGQGFTDLGMDSLMAIELRNALQDGLGHSLPSTIAMNHPNVDFLADHLIEAVLKFNDERKPAPAREVPAVGELEVSLDALSDAELARLALADLATDS